tcatatgagtctgtaggtggaaaattttaagcattatgatttttagaagatagaggaaaaaacgaaagtgcacaaatgaaaaatggcccagtccttctgaaaatacactgcacttttTGTTTGCTTGTTAGCATGCCATAAGCAATTCAGTATGCACATGTGACAGCATAATGGCTCACTGCTTACTATCTCCTTGCAGCACTGAAGTCTTGGCTTGAAATCCGACCACTGACAACACTTTTATGGTATTTGGGTGTTTTCATAGAATTTGCTGAAGTTTTCTACCAGTATTCCGGCTTCCTTCCAGACGTCATAAAATGGTCTTCCTATGAAAGTTGACTCTAGTGTATGTGTTTCAAGGACAATAGTTCATGACCCCTAAGGGTGTCAGAGATTGACATGACTAGTGACAACCTATGTACAGAGCTGCAAAATACGCTGGTGCTGAATAAGCTACTGGAAGTAATGAAATAAAAATAGGAAATAGGTTAATATGTTCATATGAATGCAAACTACATAAAAAGAAGTTAATCGTTTGAAGACTTGGTATAAGATGGGCAAGTGCTGTCATATTTAATGTTGGTAAATGTACAGTATTGCATCTAGTGTGCATTAATAGTATTACaacctatatctatatatataaaactcaatgtgtgtgtatgttccagcatcacgtccaaaccgctaaagatattaacaggaaacttggcacacatgttacttatatgtcaacaacaaacataggataggtgatttaacacttactcacccccatttgccaggggcggtgttttttgtttaaagtcccattcaagtctatgggaaatatattttactgcataacttctaaacggctggagatatttcaataatacttggtcacatgttacttatatgtccacttaaagtaTAGGGtagttgatttaacccttaactacccccatttgtgagggtcggggtttttgtttaaagtcccatgcaaatcaatgggaaatgtatgttctcacataacttcagtacggctggagatatttcaatacctggtacacatattacgggtcgggataggaggtcgagatatgaggacaggaaaggaggacgggctaggaggacgggataggaggtcgagttgggaggacgggataggaggtcgagatgggaggacgggataggaggtcgaaatgggaggacgggataggaggttgagatgggaggaagggataggaggtcgaaataggaggacgggatatgaggtcgagataggaggatgggataggaagacgggataggaggtcgagataggaggacgggatatggggttgggatatgacaacaatatatgaggacaggatatgaagtcaaaagcttcctcctttgtttattttcctccccaacaaggattaggaaggaaaaactgggcaacgccggggactcagctagtatatatatatatatatatatatatatatatatatatataactcaacgtgtgtatatatgtatgtatgtgtgtatgttccagcatcacgtccaaacggctaaagatattaacatgaaatttggcactcatgttacttatatgtcaacaacaaacataggtgattaacccttactcacccccatttgccaggggcggggtttatgtttaaagtcccatacaagtcaatgggaaatatatgttactgcataacttccaaacggctggagatattttgaaaatacttggtcacatgttacttatatgtccacttaaaatataggatagttaattgaacccttaactacccccatttgcgagggtcgggatttttgtttaaagtcccatgcaaatcaatgggaaatgtatgttctcatataatttctgtacggctggagatatttcaatacctggtacacatattacaggtcgggataggaggtcgagaaaggaggacgggataggaggtcggaataggaggtcgagataggaggacgggataggaggtatgggtcgggatatgaggacgggatgggaggtcaggtaggaggacaggataggaggatgggatatgaggacaggataggaggtcgagatatgaggatgggaaaggaggacgggataggaggtgtgtgtgtatgttccagcatcatgtccaaactgctaaagatattaacatgaaacttggcacaaatgttacttatatgtcaacaaaaaacataggataggtaatttaacccttacccacccccatttgccaagatcagggtttttatttaaagtcccatacaagtctatgggaaatttatgttactgcataatttccaaacagttggagatattttgattacatgtggtcacatgttacttatatatcaaataaaaatatataatagtcaaATTAGCCCCTAACctgccccatatgtgaaggatgggatttttgtttcaagtcccatgcaagtatataggacttctggtgccttactccacgagctcccctctgcatctcctggtgaatgtgtcagtcctgctggtaagccacaccccatttcacaaagacacgcccacctttTAAGTcataccccttttattttcagcttacaatatctttaccacaatgcagccccacctgaggacgggatatgataattagaaatgaggattagctaaggggacaggatatggggttgggctatgaggacgggatatgaggactggataggatgggatatgaggtcggaatatgaggaggggatttggggttgggatatgaggatgggatatggggtcaggattttgagacgggatatgaggactggatatgaggaggggatatgagaacaaaatatgaggacaggatatgaggaggggatatggggtcagggttttgggacgggatatgaggacaacagcttcctcctttgtttcccccacaaggataaggtaggaaagaCCGGGCAGCGCCGAGTACTCAACTAGTGTGGAATAAAACTAGGAATAACAGGACAATAGAAGGACTTAAAGTGGTACTACGCTGcacacatcttgtcccctatccaaaggatagggaatgaaATGTTAGATCACTGGggtctctgctgtggcaccccagttaattggtgcacggagcaaactctgctctgtgcccgATTACTTGTGATGccagaggccatgccccctccatgcacctctataggaggaggcgtgatggctatgtacaagccgtcatgccccctccatagacctgaatggaggcagCGTGGCGTGATATCACAAATGTGGAAGCTACAAGCTTTCGTGTTCCGGACGCTGCCACTGTCGGCCTGGAGATCACtagggtccccagcgtcgggacccccacgatcttacaTCCTATCCCTTAtgttttggatagaggataagatgggtgcagcggagtacccctttaaatatctgtgATCTTAATGCAAAATTGCCCCTCTATAAATATGACATCTCAAATAGAGGAGAACTGGAGAATGGTCGAATGCAGAATTGTAGAGGATCAGTAGACAGTCTTTATTTGTGAAGGAAAGGCATATTAGAAATCAAAAGGAAAGGGTTACTTATAGTTAGAGTAGTCAAGTTCAGAAATGCTctaccccatcacagataataaaaatgaaatacaaaAATAGGGTGAGATGCTAATCTAATGAAAATTGGCATTGAGGGTTATACATAaacaataaattatatataatcaTTTATAGACTGAATTTGATGGGCATGTGACTGTGTAacctttatgttcatttttgttatTTCTTCTATTTACACGGTCAATTAATTGTGTATTCCATTGCATACAATCTGTGATAGATACTTCTGTGATAGATCTACTcaactgtttatttttttctttctttcagaaaactatttttttaagaaaatgctaATACATATAATGTGCTTTGAAACTGTTCAAGTTTTCGCAGGGTGTAATGTCCCCTCAACAGTTCTTTGTCCAGTTTTGTGCAGTCATATATATCCTATAAAAATAAAGGACATATATTAATATTCACAACTGGACAATTGTCTTTGGTGATGTGACTGTTCATTGTCACCGTTGACAAACTTTGAGGGATATAGTAAGTGAAGGATTAGTCTTAATGATGAAATCCCTCAGCCACAATTATTCTTTTGGAGGAGGCTCTGCTTCTTCTTTTGGTGCCTCTGGTTCTTCAGCATCTGGTGATagtattttttctattttggtcACCCTCTGTTTAAGTTTTTGTTGTGTCGAGTCATACTCTGCCAACAGTCTAGCAAATTTTGTTTGCAGATTGTCAACCAAGCCTTCCATGTGAGCAACTTTTTCTTCGATGTCTTTGGGATCAGCGCCGGAATTAGCAATGTCTAAGTCAAGAAGACCATCCTTCATTAGGATTTGCCTTCCCTTTTCCTCAAGCATGGCTTTAGCATCGGGATATTCAGTGAGAGCTTCCATTAAGTCATCTTTGGACAAACAGAAAAGATCCGAATATCCAATACTCTTAATGTTTGCTGTTCTTCTATTACCAGCTTTACTGCCCTTGATATTAAGAATACTGATCTCACCAAAATAGCTGCCATCACTCAGAACCACAAACTGTGTAATTCCATCATCTGCTACAACAGCAAGTTTGCCTTCTTTGATAATGTACATTTCTCGCCCAATATCTCCTTTCCGGCAGATGTAATCTCCCGGGCTGTATACTTGAGGCTGTAGCTTTAACACAAGTTCAATCAAGAGTCCAGCTTCACAATCAGCAAAGATTCTGACTTTCTTTAGGGTGTCTAGATGGACATTGATAGCAATCTCAGCTCTTAACTTATCAGGTAGATACTTCAAAACGTCTCTTTCATCGACTGCTTTCTTATTTGTCCACAAGTAGTCAAACCACTTAATCACTCTTTTTTCCAAGTCTTTGCTGACTTTACGGAAATGCATGTACTGCTTAATGGCGTCAATCCTTCCCTGGAACTCTGCTCTGGCTGCATTCATGTTAGAAATCATGGAACCGACATTACCGACGATGGTAGCGAAAATCAATACTCCCACTAAGAAATCAGCAACAACAAACCAAAACTCGGAGTCTAGCACAGGAGGTGGAGTTTCACCAATTGTAGTTAGAGTCAGTGTTGACCAATAAAGACTGTATACATATTTCCTGGCCAGACGGCCATAATCTGGGTCTGACACATTAGGATAAACCCAAGAATCCTCTCCAAATCCTATTGCCTTAGAAATGGAATAGTAGACACAAGCATTCCAGTGAATGATGATCACGATGTACATGATTAGGTTTGAAATCCTGAAGATGTTGGGGTAGTTGGTCCTTGTTTCAGTTCGCTGGAAAAACTCAAACATACGAGCAATTCTTAGCAGTTTGTTAAGCCTGAGTTCTGGATAGTTTAGTCCAAGTTGTAAATACAATATATCTGTTGGTATAATAGACAACATATCCAGTTtaaactgtaaagtctttttatACATGTCCCTCAGTTTCTTTTCATCTTTCACCAGAAGACCTTGTTCCAAGTAGCCTTAAATGAGAAGATTTGCAGTTATTAAAACAGTATGTTTGACACACGCACACATACAACCTCTGACAGGTCTTGCACAACTTCGGCAGAAGTTATTGGTTCTTATAGAAACAGTTGTTTATTTGCTGGCCTTGTACTGAATTGATCATTCATATTCTTACCAAAAAATTTGTTGTTAAGGAACAATTTTCGAATCACGAGGCATCCTCTGAGGCCAAATTTTAAACACCAGATTAAAAAGTACAGTGAATTTTCTGCAAAAGCCTTTATCCAAGCCAGATCTGGATTTTAAGTTAACCATTACTCATAGTAGTTATTTGTTTTGAGAAAACCACCCGCTTAGAAGACCACTTTTAAATGCAATTTTGGATTGTCTTTTCAAAGAGGTGGCTTTCACACACATCAGGGGAATTTACTATTTTGCATGCAACACTTTTTTGTCCCCTTAGTTACATCTCATTTACCTACACCACTTGGTCAACACTTTTTGGTTTGGTAACATGCTTGGAGCATGAAAAAGGAACATTTATGGTGCAAgctacaccaaaaaaaaaaaaaaaaacgaggttTAAATTTATGTGCTTATTGCATCTGGGCTATTCTACATCTGGACATATGGAGAAACCAAAATTAATTAACTAATGTGTGGCAAAAtcgtaaaaaacatataaaaatacaCCACGAACAATGCAGTTGGCATGTCAGACACTCAGAAAACAATAGCAATTTCCCCCTCATAGTTTTTTTGGAAATATGCTGCactttttgtggcagtttttttacagttttttaagCTATTGCcagaaattaattaaaaaagaatgagaagtataaaggaaggacttattccTTCTCACTATATCCACGATAGCCAGCTGTTTgcactaaaaaaaatttactttttgaaaaatacACCAGGGAcagggatgttaaaggggtagtccagtgataAACCTATTTTTTGAGTAAGGAAggggataattaaaaaaaaacaaacgactTTCTTACCTTCCTTTTTCCCGCACAGCCTCTATCATAACAGATCGCTGCTCCCTGCTGTCCGACGATTCCGGATTtggtgatgtgacgtcacacgcctgcTCAGCCAGTCAGCGGCTGCAATAATGTCCCGCCATAACTTCAGATTGGCTGAGAGGGGTGTGACATTTAGGTCCCCAAACCTGGAGGCTCGAGCAAGGAAGGAaagtgtgttcttttttttttttacttaccccTTCCCTAATCTCCCTCAAGCCCCCTTAGTCTTTCTGGAATGtcacagcttcttagataacagcTCAATAATACTCATCCccaaatttagattttatttttatttggaacATCCTTTGTGAATTCTAGGTCTTCAAAGTCAATACAGTGGGGCATATTTACTGTTCcaaatgtgccagaattctggCTTACTTTGCACCAGAAAACTAGTGCATGACttatgctttatttatttttttactttgtttaaaGTAGAGACATAGACACAACACATCCACATTGTACATCTAGTTTCAAGGCGATGTATGCGTGCTACATAAGGATTTGCAGTGATGGAGCAGGTGACACAAAGCTGTTCGGCTTAGGCCAGACATGGTGGATATTTTCTGTTGCGGATTTTATGGCACTTTCGAAATTAAATTTCCATGACATAAATAGCACATTGTGCATAATCTCATATGGCATTTCTTCACCTACATGTGAATAGAGTTTGAAAACCATATACAGATTTATAGTATTATATATTGTCTAAGATTTTCCAGTACAGAACCTGCACCAAAAATTTGCAACAATTCCAACACATCTGAATTTACCCCTTCTATACTAGATGCATAACTAatctatatgatatagatattctTGCTTACCCGTTCTTGTTCTTACAAACATATCTGCAATATAGATGGCATCTGACATGTAGTCAAGAAAGAACCACCATTCTAGATAATCCTGCTGGAGCTCATCAAAACAAGCCCTGGAAGATGGAAGAAGCTATCAAATGTTAAGAACAAAAAAATTCCATACGTTTCACCATATATCTAGACAGATACATAAATACCTAATACtttatattacaaaaataaaaatttcccatGTGTTCAAAAGTTCACAGAAATGGTGTTTTTAATGGGAATATGCACTGCAGTCCACACTGTGaattaacacacattttttttttttaagcatgccAGAATTGAAGTCTTATTCTGCGCAAATTGCTCAGGAAAGTACTGGATGCAAATTATCCCTATTGAATGGGATTCATTTACATCCATAACATAGGGTAAAATAAACGTCAGAAATCTATGGCTACCCTTGCAATTTCTGCTAAATATTGCAAAGTGTATTTTACCCATGAAAAAATACATACTCTTATAGTGTCACGTAACCAAGCAACGctcaaattttattttaatgactGGCCTAGATCCACACTATAAAATATTGCCTACTTTGTGCTATATGTTCAATTGACTGATAAAACAAGCAACAAGGTTTCCTGAGAAAATACTATTTGCCTATTCTTGAAATAAGCCATCATTGTCTGATCAGTTGAGGTCCAATGGATGAATGACTGTGCCTAGTACTGCAGCTTAGCCCCATTACGGTGAGCTCCGCAGTACCATCATTTTTCTGATATATGGCTTTTCTGGTGACCCATCCTAAAGCTGGCTCTATATACACCATTTTTACAGCCAAACACATGCTCAGCCAATGGCTGTTCCACCTTCCACCTGCATTAAATACATACCATACTTGGCTGAGTATGCCCTTCGATTTCAGTAGGGGACAAACATTTGAGCATGGTAAAATCCATTGGGGAAGTACCAATACACAGTCGAAAGTGTTGGATTTAGCCAagtttatctaatgtgtatggacagGCCTTTAATGTATATAACTTAAGCAGAAAAAGCACTTCAGAGTCTTAaaacttaaaaaagtattaaaaaaaaaataacctaagTAATAATCAAATAAAAAGAATGGTGTGCCATTAGGcatgaaaaaagccccccaaaaagttacaccagaaacttggacaaaataaaacacaatatatgcagtctttaataaaatctcttGGTCTCCACATTTCCCAGTAATAAACTTCACATACTGTAAGTCTCAACCTGTCTttgccctatttttaatattgggGGTTCATCAGGGGGACTGAAAATAAATGGGACAGACAGATTGAATACAAACATATAACATGGCTGGAAAAGCGAGCCAATACGAGTGCCAAACACCATGCAAACAGAAAAACAACAGGATGATACCCCAGGTCCAATGTGGACCATTCACTTAGATCCCACCAAGGGATAATAAGCATTCCATATGTTTACCAGGTACTCCTAGTTTACCTTTTAGGTGCCCCTGGCCTTTATAACAGAAACCATGACAGTGTAAAGAGCCTTCCTTATGTTGACCTATTTTAGTAATTTAAGTAATTTGTAGTAGGTGTCACAGTGTTGTTATTGCGTTTACAATCTGGAAGGGCTTTTTCtgggtatgtatggggggggggggggggggaagacaccagagggggtGCCTCATGTGATACTGTTAGGGTGGTATAGGGAAGGGGAAATGGAAAGTGGTGCGGAGCTTGCAGGCCCCTTAGGAAGTAGCTGCTCACCTTAGAGAAAGTGTTAAACTTGCATATCAATCCACTTATGGGGTTACAAAATGGCAGGAACCGCTGCTGAGCCTGAGGTTACAGGTGAGGTAAAACCGTCTCCTCGAGAAAGTAGGTAATCGTGGAAGAGCAAAAGGACCTCacaaatggcgctgctggttctgTAGGAAGGGGGAATAGACCAAATCCAGAATTGATTATTGTAAGAACTTGTGGATTTATTGCATAAGCATAAAACCAGTAAAAGCAATAAAAAGAGATACAATCCTAACTTGTATcgctttttattgcttttattggttttatgcttatgcaataaaatccacaagttCTTACAATACTCTATTCTGGATTTGGTTTATTCCCCCTTCCTACGGAACCGGCAGCGCCATTTGTGAGGTTCTTTTGCTCTTCCACGATTACCTTATTCTGGGTATGTCATTCTGATGTTAGGTCCTTAAAAGAGGTAGATCAGAGGTTATCAATGGACTCAACCAAGATATTAGTGGCAATATACAGCTGTGTTGTCAGTAGTCAGTACCTACTTAACGTGGCAGTCAAATGTGTATCCTGTCCATGTTTATTGTTTCATAAAAATATCGAAATTTTAGCCAGACCCTCACCTTGCTATTATCATGGTCCAGTTGTACATAACCGGCATTGTGATACAGAAGAGCCAATTGTAATATAAGTTTCCTGATGGATCAATAACAAATATGTCTTTTTTCTTCCTGGAGAGAGGAAAAATGAAATATTAAGCCATAGAACATCAAATAGATATATCCTTGGTATAGTGAATTGaataaatgtacatttttaaatagaatgggggtcatttatcaaagtcagtgtaggtgcactgatgttctacacaggttttgatggtgtAGTTGGAGTGTACGTGCACCAAACTTAATTAAATGGTCAGGGCCCTTAAGAAATATGAGGCTAGTGCACATCTTTGTGAaatttcacttcagaacaccactttgtatgattcCAGGTCTGCCAGGGCTGGGCTGgtgtatgtatatagtgtaattgaGCACATTGCAACAAATCTGCAACCTTTTTTCTCACAACAGATTTCTCGCAAATGACGGTATATACCAGATATAAAGACTGGATGGTTACGCCTTTGTAGAAAGCCAGATGTAAAGCAAATATTCTCATTCTTTATCACATGACATTGTTGATTGTATTGGTACAGATGTTCATAAAGCTTTTGTCTCTCACTATATTGTACATTCTGTTCTAATAGCACCAACTACTtactcttctttcttctctttaTCTTTTTCCTTGTCAgccttttctttttccttttctttttctttcgccTTTTCCTTCTCTTTTTCTTTCGCCTTTTCCTTCTCTTTATCTCCAcctttattattttctttcttgtctttTGCGCctttttctttgtctttctttttttctttgtcttttttcttttcctttttatgaTCAGATTTGCTGTAGTTTAAAAAATATCCATTTGAAATGTGTAGACTTTTAATTAAGTCTAAATAAAGGCAATAAatgttcttttaaaggggtactccgcccctaaacatattatcccctatccaaaggacagaggataagatgtctgatcgtgggggtcctgccgctggggaccctcgcaatctccctgctgcacccagtgttcatttatagcatcgggtgcagcaccagatgctcgtgacatcacagccacgccccctcaatgcaagtctatgggataaaatgtctagggatggagtacccctttaaggacagtttCATATAGGCATATTACAAACGCAAGCCCTAGCCTGGTCATGGGTTTGATGACCTGAACTGAAAGCTGTcacttcaggtcatgtgacccacaGTCAGATCGGGACTTGCGGCCGTAATATGAAAGCAATACTTCTGTGTAAAACTGGCCTTAGGCAAAGGCAATCCACTATCTAGAACTAAAGAGTTCAGCTAAAAGATCAGCTAATATGTTCTGATAAGATTTATACAtactcttttttctcttttttcttcttctttttttcttcccttaaaAAGAAATGAAATGTGGGATCATTATTTTGCAGAAAAAAACTTTAATGGAGCAGCagaacttaaagcgtacctatcaaTATTATATGGtatgtcctagagacatgttaacatttttattggttgGGGTCTCAGCCGTGAACTTATCTTGTCACTCTGTGGGGGGAATTCATCATGTGTCTCTGGGAATACTTACTTTTCTCTGTGCTTTTTATTGTGTTGACTTTCAAGTTGAAGGAAATGtataaaatgggcactgtcagatccaaaaactttttatacgttgttactgatgaat
Above is a genomic segment from Hyla sarda isolate aHylSar1 chromosome 1, aHylSar1.hap1, whole genome shotgun sequence containing:
- the CNGA1 gene encoding cGMP-gated cation channel alpha-1 isoform X1; this encodes MMSGCQLCREDEAGRRPGISTRWRRKDHREDITQDGFTMAKLINTHHSYGAVPKVSIQDMDEEINKMENGESRLLSKDEESNGTIHPEDHVKCYSIFASKNRVHAVTASLHRDQHLPGTAAGCNTNNSNNKEEEEKKKKKKEKKDKSDHKKEKKKDKEKKKDKEKGAKDKKENNKGGDKEKEKAKEKEKEKAKEKEKEKEKADKEKDKEKKEEKKKDIFVIDPSGNLYYNWLFCITMPVMYNWTMIIARACFDELQQDYLEWWFFLDYMSDAIYIADMFVRTRTGYLEQGLLVKDEKKLRDMYKKTLQFKLDMLSIIPTDILYLQLGLNYPELRLNKLLRIARMFEFFQRTETRTNYPNIFRISNLIMYIVIIIHWNACVYYSISKAIGFGEDSWVYPNVSDPDYGRLARKYVYSLYWSTLTLTTIGETPPPVLDSEFWFVVADFLVGVLIFATIVGNVGSMISNMNAARAEFQGRIDAIKQYMHFRKVSKDLEKRVIKWFDYLWTNKKAVDERDVLKYLPDKLRAEIAINVHLDTLKKVRIFADCEAGLLIELVLKLQPQVYSPGDYICRKGDIGREMYIIKEGKLAVVADDGITQFVVLSDGSYFGEISILNIKGSKAGNRRTANIKSIGYSDLFCLSKDDLMEALTEYPDAKAMLEEKGRQILMKDGLLDLDIANSGADPKDIEEKVAHMEGLVDNLQTKFARLLAEYDSTQQKLKQRVTKIEKILSPDAEEPEAPKEEAEPPPKE
- the CNGA1 gene encoding cGMP-gated cation channel alpha-1 isoform X2; this encodes MAKLINTHHSYGAVPKVSIQDMDEEINKMENGESRLLSKDEESNGTIHPEDHVKCYSIFASKNRVHAVTASLHRILHILIFPSDQHLPGTAAGCNTNNSNNKEEEEKKKKKKEKKDKSDHKKEKKKDKEKKKDKEKGAKDKKENNKGGDKEKEKAKEKEKEKAKEKEKEKEKADKEKDKEKKEEKKKDIFVIDPSGNLYYNWLFCITMPVMYNWTMIIARACFDELQQDYLEWWFFLDYMSDAIYIADMFVRTRTGYLEQGLLVKDEKKLRDMYKKTLQFKLDMLSIIPTDILYLQLGLNYPELRLNKLLRIARMFEFFQRTETRTNYPNIFRISNLIMYIVIIIHWNACVYYSISKAIGFGEDSWVYPNVSDPDYGRLARKYVYSLYWSTLTLTTIGETPPPVLDSEFWFVVADFLVGVLIFATIVGNVGSMISNMNAARAEFQGRIDAIKQYMHFRKVSKDLEKRVIKWFDYLWTNKKAVDERDVLKYLPDKLRAEIAINVHLDTLKKVRIFADCEAGLLIELVLKLQPQVYSPGDYICRKGDIGREMYIIKEGKLAVVADDGITQFVVLSDGSYFGEISILNIKGSKAGNRRTANIKSIGYSDLFCLSKDDLMEALTEYPDAKAMLEEKGRQILMKDGLLDLDIANSGADPKDIEEKVAHMEGLVDNLQTKFARLLAEYDSTQQKLKQRVTKIEKILSPDAEEPEAPKEEAEPPPKE